GCCTTCGACATCGGTGAAAAGGACAAGCAGGTCGGCATCGACAAGGCTTGATACATAAGCCGAAAGGTTGTCGTTGTCGCCAACCTTGACTTCCTCGGTGCCCACGCTGTCGTTTTCGTTGATGACCGGCACGACCTTCATGCGGAGCAGCTCGTTGAGGGTGTTCTGAACGTTGACATACCGTTTACGGTCGTCGATGTCGTCGATGGTCAGCAGAACCTGCGCAATGGGAAATCCGAACAGCCCGAGCGATTTTTCAAAGGCGTTCATGAGCAGATTCTGCCCGATGGATGCAAGCGCCTGAAGCTGGGGAATCGATTTCGGGCGCTGACGGATACCCATACGTCCCATGCCGGCGGCGATAGCTCCGGAGCTCACGAGCACGATTTCATAGCCGTTTTTCCTCAAATCGGCGATATCGAGCGCCAGCCGCGCCAGAGCTTCATAATCGAGCGTGTACGGGCCGCTCGTGAGCATTTTTGTGCCAAGCTTGAGGACAACACGGCGAACCCTGGCAAGCAGTTTTTTCCTGTCAGTGTTTTTCAGAGACTTTTTCCTTCTATTTTAAGATACTTTTTCAGTGTTTTTACCAGTTCGGCAAACTCATCGGGAAGCAGGCTCTGCGCGCCGTCGCTGAATGCTTCCTCGGGATTCGGATGAACCTCGATCATAAGACCGTCCGCCCCGCAGGCGACCGCGGCTTTACTCATCGGCCCGACAAGCTCCCGTATCCCGGTTCCGTGCGAAGGATCGACGATTACGGGCAGATGGGTCCTGCTTTTCAGCAGCGGAACCACGGAAAGATCGAGCGTATTGCGCGTCGCCGTTTCGAATGTCCGTATACCGCGCTCGCACAGGATGATATCCGCGTTCCCCTCGCTTGCGATATATTCGGCGGCCATAAGCAGGTCCTGCAGGGTGGCCGACATCCCCCGCTTGAGTATGATCGGCTTGTGGATTTTCCCCAGATCCTTGAGCAGGGCATAGTTGGTCATGTTGCGCGCTCCCACCTGGAGAATATCGGCATATTTGTTAATGAGCAGGACATCCGTGGGAGTTATGACCTCTGTCACGATCTTGAGCCCTGTTATCTCGGAAGCCTCCTTGAGAAACTTGAGGCCTTCCTCTTCGAGCCCCTGGAACGCATAGGGGGAAGTCCGCGGCTTGAATGCACCGCCCCTGAGATACTGGGCACCGGCCTTTTTCACCACCTCGGCGGTTTTAATGATCTGTTCACGGCTTTCGACGGAGCAGGGACCGGCGACAAGCATGAATTCATCCGCCCCGACCGTATGTTCCCCTATTCTGACGACGGTCGGATCGGACTTGAGCTCTTTACCGACAAGCTTGTACGGAGAGAGAATCGGCATGACCACTTCTACACCGGGTACGCTCGACAGAGATTCGAGGCGGAATTTTCCGCGCTCGTCACCTATCGCCCCGATAACCGTTTTCTGTTCGCCGTAGATGGGATGCGGTGTATATCCGAGCTGCCGTATACGATCTATGACATGTCCGATCTGTTCTTTCGATGCGCCATTCTGCATGACGATAATCATATGAATTAGCTCCTTTTTAGCATTGAACCCTGGGATGATGTTTTATCCGGATGAGGATAAAAGACAGTACGGGAAGGTTACAACCTGACGGTCACTCCTCGTTCCGCGAGATACTCCTTTGCTTCCCGGACGGAGTATTCGCGGTAATGAAAGATCGAGGCGGCGAGTGCCGCGCTTGCACCTCCCGAGGTCAATGCCTCGTGGATATGATCGAGATTGCCGCAGCCGCCGGACGCTATCACCGGTATGTTGACTGCATCGGCGACAGCCCTTGTCAGCTCGATATCGTAACCGTCCTTTGTGCCGTCACGATCCATGCTCGTGAGCATGATTTCCCCGGCGCCGCGCTGCTCGACCTCTCGGGCGAACTCGATGGCGTCGATACCGGTCGGGGTTCTGCCGCCATGGGTGTGAACCTCGAAATAGCCGTGCCCGCCATGGGGAACGGTTTTCGAGCGTTTGGGGTCTATGGCGACAACGATGCACTGGTTTCCGAACCGCTCGGCGCCCTTGTTGATGATGTCGGGCGTCGTAACCGCGGCGGTGTTGATGGAAACCTTGTCCGCTCCGGCTTTCAGGATTTCGCGGATATCCTCCACGGTTCTTATGCCGCCGCCCACGGTGAACGGGATGAATACTTCCTCGGCAACACGGTGTACCATATCGAGTACGATATCGCGGGCATCCGATGAGGCGGTGATATCGAGGAACACGAGCTCGTCCGCCATCTCGGCATCGTAGAACCGCGCCTGTTCGACAGGATCGCCGGCATCGCGAAGATTGATGTAGTTGACTCCCTTGACAACGCGGCCGTTGTTGACGTCAAGGCAGGGAATTATTCGTTTTGCGATCATAAGATTTTTTCAGTTTTATGTTCTTTAAAAAGAATATTTCTAAGTTTATTATTTTTAAATACATCGTGTGATATTTTTAAATTGTTTTACCCTATTATAGCAAAGAATTATCATTTATAGTATGCGCGGTTATATGAGCATTGATAAAATTTGCTAGTTGTCTTCTTTAGTAAAAATCCCTGCTGCCTTCAACAGATATTTCAAAAGACCGATTTTCAATGGTTTGTCGCCATGAACCGGTACTGATAAACGTATATTTGATCCTTGCTGACCATATATATGATGACTACCCTTTATTCTCAGTAAAGTCCACCCGTTCTTCTCGAGAATCAGTATTAATTCCTTGCCGCTCATAATGGTCATACAACAATTTCCAATATCTTATCACCAATTTTTGTATCAATGGATCGAATATCGACAGAAAGACACCCCTCAACCGCCTCATACAGATTGCCGAGCAATTCCTCGAACGTATCGCCCTGAGTTGCACAACCCTGAATTGCCGGTACCTCTGCCCAGTACCCACCTTCCTCGGCTTTGTGAATAACGACTTTCATTTTCATGGTGTATTACCCTCAGATGAATTATATCAATCGGTGATCCGCGTTTCAAGACACTACGATCAGTATCTTCTTCCATCCATTCCGGCAGTGGTTTGCCGGTCGCCATGCTGTAGA
This bacterium DNA region includes the following protein-coding sequences:
- a CDS encoding type II toxin-antitoxin system HicB family antitoxin, encoding MKMKVVIHKAEEGGYWAEVPAIQGCATQGDTFEELLGNLYEAVEGCLSVDIRSIDTKIGDKILEIVV
- the hisF gene encoding imidazole glycerol phosphate synthase subunit HisF, giving the protein MIAKRIIPCLDVNNGRVVKGVNYINLRDAGDPVEQARFYDAEMADELVFLDITASSDARDIVLDMVHRVAEEVFIPFTVGGGIRTVEDIREILKAGADKVSINTAAVTTPDIINKGAERFGNQCIVVAIDPKRSKTVPHGGHGYFEVHTHGGRTPTGIDAIEFAREVEQRGAGEIMLTSMDRDGTKDGYDIELTRAVADAVNIPVIASGGCGNLDHIHEALTSGGASAALAASIFHYREYSVREAKEYLAERGVTVRL
- a CDS encoding type II toxin-antitoxin system HicA family toxin, whose protein sequence is MTIMSGKELILILEKNGWTLLRIKGSHHIYGQQGSNIRLSVPVHGDKPLKIGLLKYLLKAAGIFTKEDN
- the aroF gene encoding 3-deoxy-7-phosphoheptulonate synthase, with translation MIIVMQNGASKEQIGHVIDRIRQLGYTPHPIYGEQKTVIGAIGDERGKFRLESLSSVPGVEVVMPILSPYKLVGKELKSDPTVVRIGEHTVGADEFMLVAGPCSVESREQIIKTAEVVKKAGAQYLRGGAFKPRTSPYAFQGLEEEGLKFLKEASEITGLKIVTEVITPTDVLLINKYADILQVGARNMTNYALLKDLGKIHKPIILKRGMSATLQDLLMAAEYIASEGNADIILCERGIRTFETATRNTLDLSVVPLLKSRTHLPVIVDPSHGTGIRELVGPMSKAAVACGADGLMIEVHPNPEEAFSDGAQSLLPDEFAELVKTLKKYLKIEGKSL